One Alcaligenes ammonioxydans DNA segment encodes these proteins:
- a CDS encoding multicopper oxidase family protein yields the protein MKRRDFFKLSVTASLLGSLPLRSWAQSRMGHHNPMSHGMAEQGVTTRTGLMPVEKMPAGQALQALPVLQNRSDKPGLFQANITAAAHRRVLADGQNTELWLYNGQMPGPLIELYEGDQVEIEFENRLDQATTLHWHGLPVPSDQDGNPQDTVLPGQRRHYRFTLPEGSAGTYWYHPHPHGKSGEQVAHGLGGTIIVRSHADPLRDFAEQHWAISDIRLDNTGHIPPNTGLDWMNGREGQFVLLNGQRQPVIQTRSRERIRVWNTCSARYLNLHIPGARLIQVGTDGGLLEQPLEAVDSILLAPAERVEFFIQTDRNLESTLQALYYDRQKMMVQEQPTTLTLAHLTIRQEELVLPQQLRAIPLVPGASNTTKVVFSELMPMDHDMPMSSEHGSGATSNQHHQNMGAMNIASTMDGNAMMPEMAALRSMFRINDQVYDMNRIDLRCPTGQWQYWDVINDSHMDHPFHLHGTQFQVLARQTGMQSVPEAFRAWKDTVNLRPRETVRLAFRQELPGLRMFHCHILEHEDLGMMAQLMVE from the coding sequence ATGAAAAGACGCGATTTTTTTAAACTGAGCGTGACCGCAAGCCTGTTGGGCAGCTTGCCGTTACGGAGCTGGGCACAAAGCAGGATGGGGCATCACAACCCCATGTCACACGGGATGGCCGAACAGGGCGTGACCACCCGTACGGGCTTGATGCCTGTAGAGAAAATGCCAGCCGGCCAGGCCCTGCAGGCCTTGCCTGTGCTTCAAAACCGCAGCGATAAACCTGGTCTGTTTCAGGCCAACATTACCGCCGCCGCTCATCGACGAGTATTGGCGGATGGCCAAAACACAGAACTTTGGCTGTATAACGGGCAAATGCCAGGGCCCTTGATTGAACTGTATGAGGGCGATCAAGTAGAAATTGAATTTGAAAACCGTTTGGATCAGGCAACCACCCTGCATTGGCATGGCTTGCCAGTTCCCTCTGATCAGGACGGCAATCCTCAAGACACCGTTTTACCCGGACAACGGCGTCACTACCGTTTTACCTTGCCAGAGGGAAGTGCCGGAACCTATTGGTACCACCCACACCCACATGGCAAAAGCGGAGAGCAGGTCGCACACGGACTGGGCGGAACCATTATCGTACGCTCACACGCTGACCCACTCAGAGATTTCGCGGAGCAACATTGGGCTATCAGCGACATACGACTGGACAACACGGGCCATATTCCGCCCAATACGGGCCTGGACTGGATGAACGGTAGGGAGGGGCAGTTTGTCTTACTGAATGGCCAGCGCCAGCCAGTGATACAAACCCGCTCCCGAGAGCGCATCCGCGTATGGAATACCTGCTCAGCCCGTTATTTGAACTTGCATATTCCCGGCGCTCGCCTGATTCAGGTGGGCACGGACGGCGGCCTGCTGGAGCAGCCCTTGGAGGCGGTCGACTCCATTCTCCTGGCACCAGCCGAACGGGTCGAGTTTTTCATTCAGACTGATCGAAATCTGGAGAGCACCCTGCAAGCCCTGTACTACGACAGACAAAAAATGATGGTCCAGGAGCAGCCCACAACATTGACCCTCGCACACCTGACAATACGCCAGGAGGAACTCGTCCTTCCACAGCAGTTACGGGCCATTCCCCTTGTGCCCGGTGCCTCCAACACCACGAAAGTGGTCTTTAGCGAATTGATGCCCATGGATCATGACATGCCCATGTCGTCAGAACACGGCTCAGGGGCGACATCGAACCAGCACCATCAGAACATGGGCGCAATGAATATCGCCAGCACCATGGACGGCAATGCCATGATGCCTGAAATGGCAGCTTTGCGTTCCATGTTCCGCATTAACGATCAGGTTTATGACATGAACCGCATAGACCTGCGCTGTCCGACCGGGCAATGGCAATACTGGGACGTGATCAACGACTCACACATGGACCATCCCTTCCATCTGCATGGGACCCAGTTTCAGGTCCTCGCCCGACAAACCGGGATGCAGTCGGTTCCAGAGGCGTTCCGCGCCTGGAAAGATACTGTCAATCTGCGTCCCAGAGAAACCGTGCGTCTGGCATTCCGACAGGAACTACCGGGCCTGCGAATGTTCCACTGCCACATCCTGGAGCATGAGGACCTGGGCATGATGGCTCAGTTAATGGTGGAATAG
- a CDS encoding tyrosine-type recombinase/integrase → MEIIPSSSSTELGSDDIAQLLARFDGRQGVNRSTSGRAQIEAQTDIEALRAWLARYIDSPHTYANYRKEAERLLLWAVLERRKDLSSLSLEDILAYRLFLADPQPAHRWVAQGRARPARHHAAWRPFAGPLSESSRNQALLILNSLFSWLVQAGYLAGNPLALSHQGRRQKKASAPQQRYLSRQQWRWVQDYIQSLPEDTPSEHRHKARVRWLFSILYGGALRISELIQARMADVQQRPDAPSSAQWWLQIHGKGDKWRRVPLTQELYEELMRYRQAHDLQGPPQALEPYPLLMSSGASDKHLSRAMAHVLVKQVFQGSADRLRSLYPDQESQARVLEQASAHWLRHSAGSHLADQGVDLRIIRDTLGHESIATTNIYLHADDDQRHRALEQSHRLGWD, encoded by the coding sequence ATGGAAATAATCCCCTCCTCGTCGTCCACCGAATTGGGTTCGGACGATATTGCGCAACTACTGGCTCGGTTTGACGGGCGGCAAGGTGTTAACCGCTCTACGAGTGGACGGGCCCAGATTGAAGCTCAAACCGATATCGAAGCGCTACGAGCCTGGCTGGCGCGCTATATCGATAGCCCACACACCTACGCGAACTACCGTAAAGAGGCCGAACGTCTTTTGTTATGGGCGGTACTTGAGCGTCGCAAGGATTTGTCCTCTCTGAGTCTGGAAGACATTCTGGCCTATCGCCTGTTTCTGGCAGATCCGCAGCCCGCTCATCGCTGGGTGGCGCAAGGTCGCGCGCGCCCTGCCCGTCATCATGCAGCCTGGCGCCCCTTCGCAGGCCCCTTGTCTGAAAGCAGTCGCAATCAGGCTTTGTTGATTCTGAACTCCTTGTTCAGTTGGCTGGTCCAGGCTGGTTATCTGGCGGGAAATCCCCTGGCTCTGTCTCATCAAGGCCGACGTCAGAAGAAAGCGTCTGCGCCACAGCAACGCTATTTGAGTCGGCAGCAGTGGCGTTGGGTACAGGACTATATTCAATCCTTGCCCGAGGACACCCCCAGCGAACATCGCCATAAAGCCCGCGTGCGCTGGCTTTTTTCCATTTTGTATGGCGGCGCCTTGCGTATTTCTGAATTGATCCAGGCCCGTATGGCTGATGTTCAACAGCGGCCAGATGCCCCGTCATCCGCGCAGTGGTGGCTGCAGATTCATGGCAAGGGAGACAAGTGGCGGCGCGTGCCCTTGACGCAAGAGCTGTATGAAGAGTTGATGCGTTATCGACAAGCGCATGATTTGCAGGGGCCTCCCCAGGCCTTGGAGCCATATCCTTTGCTGATGTCATCGGGGGCGAGTGATAAACACTTGAGCCGTGCGATGGCGCATGTGTTGGTCAAACAGGTTTTTCAAGGCAGTGCCGATCGTTTACGGAGTTTGTACCCCGATCAGGAGTCCCAGGCCCGTGTGCTTGAGCAGGCTTCGGCACACTGGTTGCGCCACTCGGCGGGCTCTCATTTGGCGGATCAGGGGGTGGATTTACGGATCATCCGTGACACCCTGGGCCACGAATCCATCGCCACCACCAATATCTATCTACATGCGGATGACGATCAACGCCACCGCGCGCTAGAGCAATCACATCGTCTGGGCTGGGACTGA
- a CDS encoding LysR family transcriptional regulator, with translation MSTIIAGPLLNDIAIFVEVARARHFSRAALALGMPVSTVSRRIRELEKEVGVALLKRSTRNVDVTEAGQVYFERCLAIVEQARLAHEQLLDVSQTPKGRLRVSMPASFSIVLMPAIIRGFNQQYPDIELEFDLTIRPIDLQSDNYDCVIRVGAQPDSSAVATLLGQIRLGLYATRNYLDRKGRPKHPSELTGHTCICARPSGPDRLWSLRGPNQERYDAIVDGSITVNNAIMMRKLAVHDLGITASSLLERRLDPDCAQLERVLPDWEFAPFPVLALLPSRLMPQKTRVFLNYLRSELDRLMSHAELDVAAAGQAYP, from the coding sequence ATGAGTACCATTATCGCTGGTCCCTTATTAAACGACATCGCGATTTTCGTGGAAGTGGCCCGTGCCCGCCACTTTAGCCGCGCTGCCCTGGCCCTGGGCATGCCTGTCTCCACCGTGTCACGTCGTATTCGTGAATTGGAAAAAGAAGTGGGTGTGGCCTTGCTCAAACGCAGCACCCGCAATGTAGATGTCACCGAGGCTGGGCAAGTGTATTTCGAGCGTTGTCTGGCGATCGTCGAGCAAGCCCGTCTGGCTCATGAGCAATTGCTGGACGTGTCGCAAACACCTAAAGGACGCTTGCGAGTTTCCATGCCGGCCAGTTTCAGCATTGTGCTGATGCCGGCCATTATTCGTGGCTTTAATCAGCAGTATCCTGATATCGAACTGGAGTTTGATCTGACCATCCGGCCCATTGACTTGCAATCGGATAATTACGATTGCGTCATTCGGGTGGGTGCCCAGCCCGACTCCAGTGCCGTGGCCACATTGCTCGGGCAAATTCGTCTGGGTCTGTACGCCACCCGCAACTATCTGGACCGCAAGGGTCGCCCCAAGCATCCCTCGGAATTGACAGGGCACACCTGCATCTGTGCGCGTCCTTCCGGTCCAGATCGGCTCTGGTCCTTGCGAGGTCCCAATCAGGAACGGTACGACGCCATCGTGGACGGCTCGATTACCGTCAATAACGCGATCATGATGCGCAAGCTGGCGGTGCATGATTTGGGAATTACCGCCTCTTCTTTGCTGGAGCGCCGTCTTGACCCCGATTGTGCCCAGCTCGAGCGTGTCTTGCCCGATTGGGAGTTTGCCCCCTTCCCTGTTCTGGCCCTGTTGCCGTCGCGTCTGATGCCTCAGAAAACCCGGGTGTTTCTGAATTATTTGCGCAGTGAGCTGGACAGATTGATGTCTCACGCGGAGCTGGATGTGGCGGCCGCCGGGCAGGCGTATCCATAA
- a CDS encoding DUF4148 domain-containing protein, which translates to MKNITRATVASLILGATALSSTAMAAINNDATGENLNYPTIQSNDAPLSRQQVVQELAAAQEQGFISTGSMVDYPRIDTRSQLSRDQVSAEAKDWNNNNGSFVAY; encoded by the coding sequence ATGAAAAACATCACACGTGCCACCGTTGCCAGCCTGATTCTGGGCGCCACTGCATTGAGCAGCACCGCCATGGCAGCCATCAATAACGACGCCACCGGCGAGAACCTGAATTACCCCACGATTCAGTCGAACGATGCCCCATTGAGCCGACAGCAAGTCGTGCAGGAATTGGCAGCAGCCCAGGAACAAGGCTTTATCAGCACAGGTTCCATGGTCGACTATCCCCGTATTGACACCCGCTCGCAGCTGAGCCGTGATCAGGTTAGCGCCGAAGCAAAAGACTGGAACAACAATAACGGCAGCTTCGTCGCTTATTGA
- a CDS encoding DNA-binding protein, whose product MEPKQPNESQILADVAELRDRFSHTQTLYKEVAALLFFRYGVTPTANKLYQLVRKGSMSAPAQALQTFWEELRDKSRVRLDVADMPEELQALTGELLARIWQEALSHSKQQMEHYQIQADERVAQAQAQTRQAQSELEAGQGDLKRAQAQIAQYHDNLQRAGQEQAALKQDLLHANQRQNELEIEKQGLQQELRRQSEQFTLDLERLQKAIELTEERAQANERRALLEIDKERSIQTRLRQHIEEAEQTNKALRQAHEQELNQQQDLLQKLRQELGQEQGERRALQAALDISHSLAKEIQGQVQILRTRTALLERENDELRKKAQLLSQELKQAQSQPVRSLRLKRRLIKSDSEK is encoded by the coding sequence ATGGAGCCTAAGCAGCCTAATGAGTCGCAAATTCTGGCTGACGTCGCTGAATTACGGGATCGCTTCAGCCATACGCAGACCTTGTACAAAGAAGTGGCGGCATTGCTTTTTTTTCGCTATGGCGTCACACCCACCGCCAACAAGCTGTATCAGCTGGTCCGCAAGGGCAGCATGAGCGCACCCGCTCAGGCGCTACAGACGTTCTGGGAGGAGTTGCGCGACAAAAGCCGGGTTCGCCTGGACGTGGCCGATATGCCGGAAGAGTTGCAAGCGCTGACGGGGGAGCTGTTGGCTCGTATCTGGCAAGAGGCCTTGAGCCACTCAAAACAGCAGATGGAGCATTATCAAATCCAGGCTGACGAGCGGGTTGCCCAGGCCCAGGCACAGACTCGGCAAGCGCAAAGCGAACTGGAGGCAGGGCAGGGCGATCTGAAACGCGCCCAGGCACAGATAGCGCAGTATCACGACAATTTGCAAAGAGCAGGGCAGGAACAGGCGGCTTTGAAACAAGACTTGCTGCATGCAAACCAGCGTCAAAATGAGCTGGAAATCGAGAAACAAGGCCTGCAGCAAGAGCTTCGTCGTCAAAGCGAACAGTTCACCCTGGACCTGGAACGACTGCAAAAAGCCATTGAATTGACCGAGGAGCGGGCCCAGGCTAACGAACGCCGAGCCTTGTTGGAGATCGACAAGGAACGCTCGATTCAGACACGATTGCGTCAGCACATCGAAGAGGCCGAGCAAACGAATAAAGCCTTGCGTCAGGCTCACGAGCAAGAACTGAACCAGCAACAAGACCTCCTGCAAAAGCTGCGTCAGGAATTGGGACAGGAGCAGGGCGAACGCCGTGCCCTGCAAGCTGCTCTGGATATCAGCCATAGTCTGGCCAAAGAAATACAAGGACAGGTGCAGATACTGCGCACTCGTACCGCCTTGCTAGAGCGCGAAAATGACGAGTTACGCAAGAAAGCCCAGTTGCTCAGCCAGGAACTGAAACAGGCACAGTCACAACCCGTCAGATCGCTGCGCTTGAAGCGGCGCCTGATCAAGAGTGATTCTGAAAAATAA
- a CDS encoding YtoQ family protein, protein MTYTVYLSGEIHTDWREQIAQGANAAGLDILFTSPVTDHDASDAAGDHLGPASEGFWRDHKSSKINAIRTRALIEQADLVVVRFGDKYKQWNAAFDAGFCAALGKPYVTLHAEDIIHPLKEVDASAQAWASTPEQVVEILRYTLKA, encoded by the coding sequence ATGACTTACACCGTGTATCTGTCCGGCGAAATTCACACCGACTGGCGCGAGCAGATTGCTCAAGGAGCCAACGCCGCTGGACTGGATATCCTCTTTACCAGCCCTGTCACGGACCACGATGCCAGCGATGCGGCGGGCGATCACTTGGGCCCTGCCAGCGAAGGGTTCTGGCGTGACCACAAATCCTCCAAGATTAATGCCATCCGTACCCGAGCCTTGATTGAACAGGCGGATTTGGTGGTGGTGCGCTTTGGGGATAAATACAAACAGTGGAATGCCGCTTTTGATGCTGGATTCTGTGCCGCCTTGGGCAAGCCCTATGTCACCTTGCATGCCGAAGATATCATTCACCCCTTGAAAGAGGTGGATGCCAGTGCACAAGCCTGGGCAAGTACTCCTGAGCAAGTGGTCGAAATTTTGCGCTACACGCTGAAGGCCTGA
- a CDS encoding heavy metal translocating P-type ATPase produces MTTSASNKDSHLTLDVEGMTCASCVSRVEKIIGKVPGVQSVQVNLATNKATIQFQGSAPTDAIMQAVEKGGYQVTLQEMVLDVQDMSCASCVGRVEKALLKVPGVHKASVNLATGKAHVQLVQGVKPAELIQALGKAGYPARLAQAAASNDQFERAEQSYETLRKRFWLATVLALPVFILEMGGHMVPAFHHWVAGTIGTQNSWLIQFVLTTLVLLFPGREFYTKGIPVLLRGSPDMNSLVAVGTLAAYTFSLVATFAPHWLPAESVYVYFEAAAVIVALILLGRMMEARAKGRTSEAIQRLLSLQPPTARVRRQGQELELPLADLLTGDIVLVRPGERIPVDGDVVTGQSYVDESMVTGEPIAVSKSQGDALIGGTVNQKGSLEFKATAVGQDTVLANIVSMVEQAQGAKLPIQAVVDKITLWFVPAVMALAVLTAIVWLIIGPSPALSFALVNAVAVLIIACPCAMGLATPTSIMVGTGRAAQAGVLFRKGDSLQALRDVKVVAVDKTGTLTKGAPELSNFICVSGEDEAQALAAIAALENYSEHPIAQAIVSAARSRQLSLPAAEQFESLTGLGVRAQIGTDQWHVGADRLMTQLGADVSDFSEQAQILAQEGKTPMYAARNKQVIALLAVADPIKETTPRAIEQLHARGIKVVMITGDNRHTAHAIARRLNIDEVVAEVMPDGKVQAVQTLRQAHQHLAYVGDGINDAPALAAADVGIAIGTGTDIAIEAADVVLMSGDMQGVVTAISLSHATMRNIRQNLFWAFAYNVALIPVAAGVLYPVNGTLLSPMFAAGAMALSSVFVISNALRLRRVKLQE; encoded by the coding sequence ATGACAACAAGCGCTTCAAATAAGGACTCGCATCTGACATTGGATGTTGAAGGCATGACTTGCGCTTCCTGCGTGAGCCGAGTGGAAAAAATAATTGGCAAGGTCCCTGGCGTGCAGTCGGTTCAAGTGAACCTGGCCACCAACAAAGCCACCATCCAGTTTCAGGGCTCTGCCCCCACCGACGCTATTATGCAGGCAGTGGAAAAGGGTGGCTATCAAGTGACTCTCCAGGAGATGGTTCTGGACGTCCAGGACATGAGCTGCGCCTCCTGCGTAGGCCGGGTGGAAAAAGCTCTGTTGAAAGTGCCTGGCGTTCACAAAGCCTCGGTCAATCTGGCCACGGGCAAAGCCCATGTGCAGCTCGTCCAGGGCGTCAAGCCTGCCGAGCTGATTCAGGCGCTGGGCAAAGCCGGCTATCCCGCTCGTCTGGCTCAGGCTGCTGCCAGCAACGATCAGTTTGAGCGTGCCGAGCAAAGCTACGAGACCTTGCGCAAGCGCTTCTGGCTGGCCACGGTGCTGGCCTTGCCGGTCTTTATTTTAGAGATGGGCGGACATATGGTGCCCGCCTTTCATCATTGGGTTGCAGGCACGATCGGAACACAAAACAGCTGGCTGATCCAGTTTGTCCTCACCACGCTGGTTTTACTGTTTCCCGGTCGTGAGTTTTATACCAAAGGCATTCCTGTTTTGCTGCGAGGCAGCCCGGATATGAATTCGCTGGTGGCGGTTGGTACCTTGGCCGCGTACACATTCTCGCTGGTGGCCACCTTCGCACCACACTGGCTGCCTGCCGAATCAGTCTATGTGTACTTTGAAGCTGCCGCCGTCATTGTGGCCTTGATCCTGTTAGGCCGCATGATGGAAGCGCGCGCCAAGGGTCGCACTTCCGAAGCCATTCAACGCTTGTTAAGCCTGCAGCCGCCAACAGCCCGAGTCCGTCGCCAGGGCCAAGAACTGGAGTTGCCGCTGGCCGATCTGCTCACAGGCGATATTGTGCTGGTCAGACCCGGCGAGCGCATTCCCGTCGATGGTGACGTAGTCACTGGCCAAAGCTATGTGGATGAATCCATGGTGACAGGAGAGCCCATAGCCGTATCCAAGTCTCAAGGCGACGCGCTCATCGGGGGAACCGTCAACCAAAAGGGCTCGCTGGAATTTAAGGCGACCGCCGTAGGCCAGGACACGGTACTCGCTAATATTGTGTCCATGGTTGAACAGGCTCAAGGCGCCAAACTGCCTATTCAAGCAGTGGTCGATAAAATTACCCTGTGGTTTGTCCCTGCTGTCATGGCGCTGGCAGTCTTGACGGCGATTGTCTGGCTGATTATTGGTCCGTCGCCGGCCCTAAGCTTTGCGCTGGTCAACGCGGTTGCTGTGTTGATTATCGCGTGTCCTTGCGCGATGGGCCTGGCAACGCCCACCTCAATCATGGTGGGAACAGGACGTGCTGCGCAAGCCGGCGTGCTCTTTCGTAAAGGGGACTCGCTGCAAGCCTTGCGTGATGTGAAAGTGGTCGCCGTAGATAAAACCGGCACGCTGACCAAAGGCGCGCCTGAGCTGAGCAATTTTATTTGCGTCTCTGGAGAGGATGAGGCTCAGGCTCTGGCAGCCATTGCGGCCCTTGAGAATTACTCTGAACACCCAATTGCCCAGGCTATTGTCAGCGCCGCCCGAAGCAGACAACTGAGCCTTCCTGCAGCCGAACAATTTGAATCCCTGACCGGTCTAGGGGTGAGAGCTCAGATTGGTACTGATCAATGGCACGTCGGCGCCGACCGCTTGATGACGCAGCTGGGTGCTGACGTGTCCGACTTCAGCGAACAGGCTCAGATCCTGGCCCAAGAAGGTAAGACACCCATGTACGCGGCCCGCAACAAGCAGGTGATCGCGTTACTGGCTGTGGCAGATCCGATCAAGGAGACCACACCACGCGCGATTGAACAGTTACATGCCCGCGGCATCAAGGTGGTCATGATTACCGGCGACAACCGCCACACGGCCCATGCGATCGCCCGTCGTCTGAACATTGACGAGGTGGTCGCCGAAGTGATGCCAGACGGTAAAGTGCAGGCGGTTCAGACCTTGCGTCAAGCTCATCAGCACCTGGCCTATGTGGGCGATGGCATTAACGATGCTCCTGCCTTGGCCGCAGCCGACGTGGGAATTGCCATTGGCACCGGCACCGATATCGCCATTGAAGCGGCGGATGTGGTCTTGATGTCGGGCGATATGCAGGGCGTGGTCACCGCCATCTCCCTGTCTCACGCCACCATGCGTAATATTCGTCAGAACCTGTTCTGGGCATTTGCCTACAATGTCGCCCTGATTCCAGTCGCCGCCGGCGTTCTGTACCCCGTAAATGGCACCTTGCTCTCACCGATGTTCGCTGCGGGGGCCATGGCCCTGTCCAGTGTTTTTGTGATCAGCAATGCCCTGCGTTTACGCCGGGTGAAGCTGCAGGAATAA